Proteins from one uncultured Anaeromusa sp. genomic window:
- a CDS encoding sigma-70 family RNA polymerase sigma factor gives MKQDVDWDARNKELLTRYQQGDKKALDEFLECNQGLVRHLLRRYRRLPLGMDEDDLMQLGFLGLIEAARRPQALEKTCLSNYLSFCIRKRLYLGIWQEGYLVHLPRRQHEAVIQTRRMEEERLVRGKPEEWGWRRLGLSAADYRARLRCYQVFLGGHASLDAAKEGEARLWNVLRSEKEASPELQTLHKWRQTMLQVLLRRLPKQQALLLRGYFGLDHTKRRSLRELGNRCGLPEEQVRQILRETLECLRHSMEKRL, from the coding sequence GTGAAACAAGATGTGGATTGGGATGCGAGAAACAAGGAGCTGCTGACACGGTACCAGCAAGGAGATAAAAAAGCGCTGGATGAGTTTTTGGAATGCAACCAAGGCCTTGTGCGTCATCTGCTGCGGCGCTATCGACGGCTGCCGCTGGGTATGGACGAAGACGATCTGATGCAATTAGGTTTTTTAGGGCTCATCGAAGCGGCGCGGCGGCCGCAGGCGTTGGAAAAGACTTGCTTGTCCAATTATCTTTCCTTCTGTATTCGCAAACGGCTTTATTTGGGAATTTGGCAGGAAGGGTATTTGGTGCACTTGCCGCGACGGCAGCATGAGGCTGTCATACAGACGCGGCGCATGGAGGAAGAGCGGCTGGTGAGGGGCAAACCCGAAGAATGGGGCTGGCGGCGGCTGGGCTTGTCTGCAGCGGACTATCGGGCGCGGCTGCGCTGCTATCAAGTGTTTTTAGGCGGCCATGCTTCGCTGGACGCGGCGAAAGAGGGGGAGGCGCGGCTTTGGAATGTGCTGCGCAGTGAAAAAGAAGCTTCGCCGGAACTGCAAACGCTGCACAAGTGGCGGCAAACCATGCTACAGGTATTGCTGCGTCGCCTGCCGAAACAGCAGGCCTTGCTGCTGCGCGGCTACTTTGGATTGGACCATACCAAACGACGCTCCCTGCGAGAGTTGGGAAACCGTTGCGGCCTGCCGGAAGAACAGGTGCGTCAGATCCTGCGGGAGACGCTGGAATGTCTGCGGCATAGTATGGAGAAACGGCTATAG
- a CDS encoding DUF445 domain-containing protein — MNPFVKANRILAGVGVLFLVCLGVKLAYPQSLAARCMLFAAEAALVGGIADWFAVEALFRRPLGLSWHTGLIPRNRRRLIDGTAKMVQDKFFSQSQLQKALESWPIAETFIDWVEEGKGRYILLLLARQLLRDWLDKLEPEALAGKMEGWVRGQLSQLAAAPAVASWGRQALAEKREAPLWEALANALLKQVRRPESQEVLEGWLRAAYEAELAKRNPLMQLLGGMMEAAGQIDTKDLAKAALEETEKFLEALRTEEQHPLRLWLRDKAEELLLELEASPDQAQRLEAWKEELFQAVPVQEVLLQLLRLLRSPVGPKAELEALLGEPGRDISLRTPLVSWVLTQLMGYWDYFKKNQSLRLLLEGSCKEALSHLLAGHRHLIGEVAVHALDRLSAARLNRLVEEKIGEDLAWIRINGSLVGGIIGFCLFWMLEALR; from the coding sequence ATGAACCCCTTTGTCAAAGCTAACCGCATTTTAGCGGGTGTTGGCGTGCTCTTTCTCGTCTGTTTGGGCGTTAAGCTGGCCTATCCTCAGAGCTTGGCCGCCCGCTGCATGTTATTTGCCGCGGAAGCGGCCCTGGTTGGCGGCATTGCCGACTGGTTTGCGGTGGAGGCGCTGTTTCGCCGCCCCTTAGGCCTGTCTTGGCATACCGGCCTGATTCCCCGCAACCGTCGCCGCCTCATCGACGGCACTGCCAAAATGGTGCAGGATAAGTTTTTCAGCCAAAGTCAGCTGCAAAAGGCCCTGGAAAGCTGGCCGATTGCGGAAACCTTTATTGACTGGGTGGAAGAAGGCAAAGGACGCTATATTTTGCTGCTTTTGGCGCGGCAGCTGCTGCGGGACTGGCTGGATAAGCTGGAACCGGAAGCGTTGGCAGGCAAAATGGAAGGCTGGGTTCGCGGTCAGCTCAGTCAACTCGCGGCGGCCCCGGCTGTAGCCTCCTGGGGGCGGCAGGCGCTGGCGGAAAAGCGAGAAGCGCCCTTGTGGGAAGCGCTGGCGAATGCGCTGCTCAAACAGGTGCGGCGACCAGAATCGCAAGAGGTGCTGGAGGGCTGGCTGCGCGCTGCTTATGAAGCGGAATTGGCGAAACGCAATCCTCTCATGCAGCTTTTGGGAGGCATGATGGAAGCCGCTGGACAGATTGATACGAAAGATCTGGCCAAAGCGGCGCTGGAAGAAACCGAGAAGTTTTTGGAGGCTCTGCGTACGGAAGAGCAGCATCCGCTGCGCCTGTGGCTGCGGGATAAGGCGGAGGAGCTGTTGCTGGAGCTGGAAGCAAGCCCCGATCAGGCGCAGCGATTGGAAGCTTGGAAAGAAGAGTTATTTCAGGCGGTTCCGGTACAGGAGGTGCTTTTGCAGCTTCTGCGTCTGCTTCGTTCGCCAGTAGGTCCAAAAGCCGAGCTGGAAGCGCTACTGGGCGAGCCGGGGCGGGATATTTCCTTGCGGACCCCCTTGGTTTCCTGGGTGCTCACCCAGCTCATGGGCTACTGGGATTATTTCAAAAAGAACCAGTCCTTGCGGCTTTTGCTGGAAGGCTCCTGCAAGGAAGCCCTTAGCCACCTCTTGGCGGGGCATCGCCATTTGATCGGCGAAGTGGCCGTGCACGCTCTGGACCGCCTCAGCGCCGCGCGCTTGAACCGGCTGGTGGAGGAAAAGATCGGCGAAGATCTGGCCTGGATTCGTATCAACGGCTCCCTCGTGGGCGGCATCATCGGCTTTTGCCTCTTCTGGATGCTGGAAGCGCTGCGGTAG